One window of Myxocyprinus asiaticus isolate MX2 ecotype Aquarium Trade chromosome 6, UBuf_Myxa_2, whole genome shotgun sequence genomic DNA carries:
- the LOC127443181 gene encoding uncharacterized protein LOC127443181 isoform X3 produces MQKTDRGVYRVQTTRENETHVAEYEVSVIDAVEAPVLTVVSNCSSNYSCTMNVTCRGHDLTLSSTFQNYRCSHVEIASFGIITLILHFTEDSIICNHSNLISWKSETKDTEQLCSLHESAAVSPPAGVSLCLLKTVLFSVSLVIMMSAVITVHIREKLRRS; encoded by the exons ATGCAGAAGACTGACAGAGGAGTCTACAGAGTTCAAACAACTAGAGAAAATGAGACGCATGTTGCTGAATATGAAGTATCTGTTATAG ATGCAGTGGAGGCTCCTGTCCTGACTGTTGTCTCTAACTGCTCCAGCAATTACTCCTGTACTATGAACGTCACCTGTAGAGGTCATGACCTCACCCTCAGCTCTACCTTTCAAAATTACAGGTGCTCTCATGTGGAAATTGCATCCTTCGGCATTATCACTCTCATCCTGCATTTCACTGAGGACTCCATCATCTGTAACCATAGCAACCTCATCAGCTGGAAGAGTGAAACAAAAGATACTGAACAACTTTGTTCCCTACATGAAA GTGCAGCAGTGTCTCCCCCTGCTGGTGTGTCTCTGTGTCTGCTGAAGACAGTGCTGTTCTCTGTATCCCTGGTGATCATGATGTCTGCAGTCATCACTGTTCATATCAGAGAAAAACTTAGAAGATcttaa
- the LOC127443181 gene encoding uncharacterized protein LOC127443181 isoform X2: MNDKSENINMQKTDRGVYRVQTTRENETHVAEYEVSVIDAVEAPVLTVVSNCSSNYSCTMNVTCRGHDLTLSSTFQNYRCSHVEIASFGIITLILHFTEDSIICNHSNLISWKSETKDTEQLCSLHESAAVSPPAGVSLCLLKTVLFSVSLVIMMSAVITVHIREKLRRS, translated from the exons ATGAATGATAAATCCGAAAATATA AACATGCAGAAGACTGACAGAGGAGTCTACAGAGTTCAAACAACTAGAGAAAATGAGACGCATGTTGCTGAATATGAAGTATCTGTTATAG ATGCAGTGGAGGCTCCTGTCCTGACTGTTGTCTCTAACTGCTCCAGCAATTACTCCTGTACTATGAACGTCACCTGTAGAGGTCATGACCTCACCCTCAGCTCTACCTTTCAAAATTACAGGTGCTCTCATGTGGAAATTGCATCCTTCGGCATTATCACTCTCATCCTGCATTTCACTGAGGACTCCATCATCTGTAACCATAGCAACCTCATCAGCTGGAAGAGTGAAACAAAAGATACTGAACAACTTTGTTCCCTACATGAAA GTGCAGCAGTGTCTCCCCCTGCTGGTGTGTCTCTGTGTCTGCTGAAGACAGTGCTGTTCTCTGTATCCCTGGTGATCATGATGTCTGCAGTCATCACTGTTCATATCAGAGAAAAACTTAGAAGATcttaa
- the LOC127443181 gene encoding uncharacterized protein LOC127443181 isoform X1, with protein MNDKSENIVRFTREPRVMKPYSPYENRVEFNTDTFSLTLKNMQKTDRGVYRVQTTRENETHVAEYEVSVIDAVEAPVLTVVSNCSSNYSCTMNVTCRGHDLTLSSTFQNYRCSHVEIASFGIITLILHFTEDSIICNHSNLISWKSETKDTEQLCSLHESAAVSPPAGVSLCLLKTVLFSVSLVIMMSAVITVHIREKLRRS; from the exons ATGAATGATAAATCCGAAAATATAGTGCGTTTTACAAGGGAGCCTAGAGTTATGAAACCTTACAGTCCATATGAGAATAGAGTGGAGTTCAATACTGACACCTTCTCTCTAACACTGAAGAACATGCAGAAGACTGACAGAGGAGTCTACAGAGTTCAAACAACTAGAGAAAATGAGACGCATGTTGCTGAATATGAAGTATCTGTTATAG ATGCAGTGGAGGCTCCTGTCCTGACTGTTGTCTCTAACTGCTCCAGCAATTACTCCTGTACTATGAACGTCACCTGTAGAGGTCATGACCTCACCCTCAGCTCTACCTTTCAAAATTACAGGTGCTCTCATGTGGAAATTGCATCCTTCGGCATTATCACTCTCATCCTGCATTTCACTGAGGACTCCATCATCTGTAACCATAGCAACCTCATCAGCTGGAAGAGTGAAACAAAAGATACTGAACAACTTTGTTCCCTACATGAAA GTGCAGCAGTGTCTCCCCCTGCTGGTGTGTCTCTGTGTCTGCTGAAGACAGTGCTGTTCTCTGTATCCCTGGTGATCATGATGTCTGCAGTCATCACTGTTCATATCAGAGAAAAACTTAGAAGATcttaa